CGGTTAAATACCAAGCTGTTTTATCGTACCACCCGCAAAGTTTCTTTGACAGGTGAAGGTAGCGTTTATTACAGCCATTGTCGTCAGGTGATGGATGGGCTGGAAGAAGCTGAACGGGCAATTTCTTCGCTGCGGGATACGCCACAAGGCAGCATTAAGATGACGGCACCGGTAACTTATGGTGAGCAGTATGTTATGCCTGTAGTGCTGGACTATATGCAAGCGTATCCAGACGTGGAGATTACTTGTGATTTGACTAATCAGATGATTGATTTAGTTGAAGATGGATATGATTTAGCTGTACGGCTTGGCCACTTACGGGATTCTTCCATGATGGCTAAACGGTTGGCCAGCCGGATGCAGTATGTCTGTGCGTCACCGGAATATATTGAGAAATATGGTGCTCCTTACACTCTGTCAGAATTGGGGCAACATAATTGTTTAGTCGGCAATTCGAACCATTGGCATTTTGTGGAAAAAGGTAAAGCTCGCAGTGTCCGGGTCAGTGGCAATTTGGTTTGCGGCAGTGGTTATGCACTGTTGGAGGCGGCTATTCGCGGCATGGGGTTGATTCAATTGCCTGGATATTATGTGGATGAGGCCATTGCTGCAGGGAAGTTGATGGTATTGCTTAAGCCATATCAGGAACCCAAAGAAGGCATCTGGGCGCTGTATCCGCACAACCGGCAGTTGTCGCCGAAAATTAGATTACTGGTTGATATGTTGGCCGAGAAGCTGGCAGAACCTAGAGAATAAAGTCTGTTTGATATAGCGATAAAAACAAGCCGCAGTGAACCTGCGGCTTGTTTGGTGTTGGGCTTAAAATTTGCCTTGTTGCCATTTGTCCACAATCACCGCGGCGATCAAATCCCCCTCTACATTGACTGCAGTTCGGAATGTGTCTAGCGGTCTTTCGATAATCAGCAAAATAGCAATCGCCTCTAATGGGATCCCGACGGCTAGCATCACTAGCTGCATACCGGACATGGAGCCTGATGGCATTCCGGGGGCACCAATGGAGGAAATCATTGCCATCAGAAAGATAATGATCAGCTCTGTCGTGCCCAAATCCATACCATATAGTTGGGCAAGGAATATAGCGGCAACCCCTTCAAACAAGGCTGTACCATCCATATTCATAATGGAGCCTAAGGGAAGCACCATACTGCTGGTTGTGTCCGATACCCCCAGTTCATCCCTCGCGGTTTGCAGTGACAAGGGCAGGGTTGCGGAGCTTGATGAGGTGGCAAATGCCATGGTCATCGGGGCGATAATGGCTTTCATCATCGGCGTGATTTTGCGGCCGGAAAAGGCTTTTGCCAGCAAAGGCAGCGTGATCCCGCCATGAATAGCCGTCAGCACAAAGACTAAGAGGGCAAATTGGGCAAGCTCACCAAATAAGGCACTGTTACCGGCACTGCTGTACTGCAACAAAATACTGAAAATGGCGATAGGGGCGAACCGTACGATCACACTGATCAGTCGATTTAATCCGCTATTGATGCCTTCAATAACACTGAATACCGGATGTTTAGCCGGCAGACTCACAAGTAAGGCTATGCCCATCATAACGGCAAATACCACTACTGCGAGCAGGTTACCGTTTGCTAGCGCACTAAAGGGATTAACTAAGGCCATCCCCAGTAGTTTATGGGCGATGCTGCCGCCGGATGCGGCATCTTGCGCGATAAGGGTAATACCATCGGTATCAGGTAAATTTTGTAATGGTGGCCAGTGAGGCATCATCAGGGTGACACCTAGACCAAGACAGATGGCTAAGGTGGAGGTGAGGGCATATATCCCTAGGGTGCTGAGACCAAGGGATTTTAACTTTACCACTGAACCTATATGGGTAATCCCTTGTAGCAGAGCAAATAACACCACTATCCCGACCAACATTTTCAGTAGGCCAATGTAGATAATTTTTCCCAGCGCAGTGAAAGCCATAAAGTCACTACCCTGTTGCAGCCAGGCGGAAGGGAGACACTGTGCGAGTAGGACAGCAAGGATGGCGGCGATGATCATCTGCCCCGGAAGAGAGCGAAAAAGCTTTTTGAACATAGAATACCTTGGGCTCTGGGCCGTGGGTCAAAACTGCGGGAGGCGGCGCTAGGCCGCCTGAATTGATACCGGATCTGATGATGCTAACCCGCCTGGGGTTACATACTGCCCGGCATGAATACACGCTTGAGTTGCTTGGTAATCATTAAGCGTAACACAGTCAGGATACCACTGACCGTCTTCTGATGCAGACGGAAAATGGTGTTATACAGGGTTCTCATTAGCTCACCCTGTAAAATCAGCCGGTTATTCATTGTGGTACTGATAGCATAGTGATGTCCCATAGCGACAAACATACCGGCATCTTTGAAGATAAATTCTGTTAGCGGTTCTCCCCGCAGAAATCCTGGCAGTGTTTTAGCTAAGTGCAGGGCTGCACGGTTGGCCGATTGCGCTTTTGGTGGCACCATAGTGCCATCAGGCTGAGGAATTTCAGCACAATCACCCAGAGCAAAAATCGCATCATCCAGAGTCGTTTGCAAGGTGGGTTTGACCTGCAGCTGGTTTATGCGATTGGTTGCTAAACCATCAAGCTGTGTTAGCCATTGTGGCGCTTTAATGCCCGCTGCCCAGAACTGTAATTGTGCTGGCAAACTGCGGTTTGTTGCCGTTGTCATGCCATCAGTATCGACTTGGCTGATTCGGGTCGAGGTCAGCACATTGATACCATAAGACAACAGGCGTTGTTCAGCCTTGCGGGACATGGCCGGTGGATTATGGGGCAATACTCGATCTGCGGCTTCAATCAGGTTGATACTTAGCTCTGCTGCGTGGGGGTGCTGTGTCAGGCTACGACTCACTTCTGCTAGCTCCGCCGCTAACTCTACGCCTGTTGCGCCAGCACCCACAATATTCACGGTGCGGCGACCACCGGAGCGCAGTAGTGTGTTGATTTGCTGTTGGCTTTGTAGCGCCTGCTGCGGAGTATCAAGGAACAGACAGTGCTCGGTCACCCCTTGGGTGCCAAAATCATTACTGATAGCACCGGTTGCCATCACCAGCAGATCATAACTGAGTAGTTGGCTGGTGCCATCTAAGGTGCTGTGTAGCTCAATCTGTTTTTGGGTACGATTGAGACCTGTCATTCGCGCCTGCAGATGTTGATAACCCTGTTTGGCACTGTGGCTAAAATAGCAGATAGCGTCCAACTCAGAATCAAAGCTGCCGGCGGCGACCTCATGAAAGCGGGGTTTCCAGTAGTGGTGACTTTCCGGTTCCACCAAAATAACTTGATGGTGGCCAGTTTTTTTGAATTGGGCGGCCAGCAGGGTGGTCAGCTCCAAACCTGCGGCACCACCGCCGACAACAACGATGCGGGACATTATTTTCCTCTGTTTCCTCTGGGGAATAGATAAATGGGGGGATGATGTTGCTACTTAGCCGAGGGGGAGCGGCTAAGCAGCAGAGCGGGGCATTATAATTACCTTTGTTTGATAGATAATCTGGCGTAAAGGTAATTAACTTTTACTGTGAGGTAATAAAAAACGGTGTTTTGGAAGAGGTTTGGGCAATAAAAAAGCCCGCATAGCGAGCTTTTTTAACCCATTGGTGCTTATTTACCGATACAGAAAGAACTGAAGATCCGGCCCAGCAGATCATCAGAAGTGAAGGTTCCGGTAATTTCAGCCAGGGCTTGTTGGGTCATGCGTAGCTCTTCGGCTAGCAGTTCCCCGGCTTGGAATACTTCCAGCTGTTCTTTGCCTATCTGCAGATGTTCTGCAGCCTGAGCCAGTGCTTCAAGGTGGCGGCGGCGGGCAATAAAGCCTCCTTCCAGGTTACTTTGGTAACCCATCAGAGATTTTAAATGCTGTTTTAAGGCATCGACCCCTAAGCCTGTTTTAGCGGAAATGCGGTAAACGCTATATCCGTGTTCATTGGTGGTTTCCAGACTTTCACCGGTTAAATCCGCCTTGTTACGCACCACTGTGACGCCTAATCCTTGTGGTAAGCGGTCGATAAAGTCCGGCCAGATTTCCCGAGGGTCGATGGCGTCAGTCGTGGTGCCATCGACCATAAAGAGCACCTGGTCGGCTGAATTGATTTCGCTCCATGCCCGTTCAATGCCGATCTGCTCCACTGTATCTGCGGTATCGCGCAGTCCTGCAGTATCAATGATGTGCAGTGGCATGCCATCTAAGTGAATATGCTCACGCAGCACGTCTCGGGTTGTGCCAGCAATTTCGGTAACAATGGCGGACTCTTTACCGGCTAGCGCATTAAGCAAACTGGATTTGCCGGCATTGGGGCGACCTGCGATAACCACTTTCATCCCTTCACGGATAATGGCGCCCTGCTTGGCGCTGGCTTGAACACCGGTCAGTTTATCTATGATGCGATATAGGGCTGAAGCGATTTTACCGTCAGAGAGGAAGTCCACTTCTTCATCGGGAAAATCAATGGCCGCTTCGACATACAGGCGCAGGTTAGTTACCTGTTCCACTAGTTCATGGACTTCTTTGGAGAATTCACCTTGCAGTGACTGCAGCGCACTTTTGGCGGCTTGCTCACTGGTGGCATCAATCAAATCCGCAATCGCTTCAGCTTGCGTCAGATCCAGCTTGTCATTCATAAAGGCTTGTTCACTGAACTCACCGGGACGGGCAATGCGGATGCCCGCTACTTCCAGCACCCGTTTGATCAACATATCCAGTACGATTTGGCCGCCATGCCCTTGCAGCTCTAGGACATCTTCCCCGGTAAAGGAGTTTGGACCTTTAAAGAACAGCGCAATGCCCTGATCCAGTATTGTGCCATCTGCTGCCTGAAAGTCACAATAGTCGGCGTATCGTGGTTTTGGCAGGTGGCCCAGCACGGCCATAGCAGCAGCGCTAGCTTGCTTGCCTGAGATACGGATAATGCCCACACCACCCCGGCCGGGAGCGGTGGCCTGTGCCACGATAGTGTCTGTTGTCACGCTGTTATCACCTTTTTTGCAATCAAAAGAAAAGGCGACCGAAGCCGCCTTTACATCTTATTCAGTGGTCATCTGAAGGCTTATTTTAAGCCTTTTTTCTCCAGAGATGCATAGATAATCTTCTGCTGAATAATGGCTACGATGTTACCAACCAACCAGTACAGTACCAGACCTGCTGGGAACCACAGGAAGAATACGGTAAATACCACAGGCATCCACTGCATCATCTTCTGCTGCATTGGGTCCATGGTTGGGGCCATAGGCTGCATCTTCTGCATCAGGAACATGGAGATACCCATCAGGATAGGCAGGATATACAGTGGGTCCTGTACTGATAAGTCATGGATCCACAGCATAAACGGCGCATGACGCAGCTCAACACTTTCCAGCAATACCCAGTACAGGGCAATAAAAATAGGCATCTGTAAGATGATAGGCAGACAGCCACCCATAGGGTTGACCTTCTCCTTCTTATACAGCTCCATCATGGCCTGACCCATCTTCTGTCGGTCGTCGCCGTACCTGTCTTTCAGCTCTTGGATCTTAGGCTGCAGATTACGCATCTTCGCCATAGAAGTGTATTGAGCTTTCGTCAGTGGGAACAACAGACCACGCACAGTCAGGGTGATCAGGATAATGGCCAGACCCCAGTTACCGACAAGGGAGTGGAAGAACATCAGTAGTTTGTAGATAGGAACTGCCAGCCACCACAGGAAGCCGTAGTCCACAACTAGGTTCAGGGTAGGGGAGATAGCAGACAGCGCGGCCTGATCTTTAGGTCCTACATAGAACTGAGCACTGATATTGTCAGTGGCTCCAGGTGCGACGGTAAACACTGGGCTGCGGAAACCGATATTGGCCATGCCACCGGCGGTTACGCTGGTAAAGATAGTGTTCTGTTCATTGGCTTGAGGTACCCAGGCAGACACAAAGTAGTGTTGCAGCATCGCTGCCCAACCACCCATGGTCTTTTCATCTAGGTTCTTTTTCACCATTTCATCAAACTTGTACTTCTCATAACGGGTATCGTGAGTTGAGAAAGCACCACCGCGGTAAGTCGGCATCATCATGCTGGACTCACTTGGTTTGATGGTTTGTTTGATTTGGCCATACATCTGCAC
This region of Shewanella sp. NFH-SH190041 genomic DNA includes:
- a CDS encoding NAD(P)/FAD-dependent oxidoreductase; translation: MSRIVVVGGGAAGLELTTLLAAQFKKTGHHQVILVEPESHHYWKPRFHEVAAGSFDSELDAICYFSHSAKQGYQHLQARMTGLNRTQKQIELHSTLDGTSQLLSYDLLVMATGAISNDFGTQGVTEHCLFLDTPQQALQSQQQINTLLRSGGRRTVNIVGAGATGVELAAELAEVSRSLTQHPHAAELSINLIEAADRVLPHNPPAMSRKAEQRLLSYGINVLTSTRISQVDTDGMTTATNRSLPAQLQFWAAGIKAPQWLTQLDGLATNRINQLQVKPTLQTTLDDAIFALGDCAEIPQPDGTMVPPKAQSANRAALHLAKTLPGFLRGEPLTEFIFKDAGMFVAMGHHYAISTTMNNRLILQGELMRTLYNTIFRLHQKTVSGILTVLRLMITKQLKRVFMPGSM
- a CDS encoding LysR substrate-binding domain-containing protein — translated: MFLWEGVTEFISVAETESFTAAGRRLGISTAQVSRQISQLEARLNTKLFYRTTRKVSLTGEGSVYYSHCRQVMDGLEEAERAISSLRDTPQGSIKMTAPVTYGEQYVMPVVLDYMQAYPDVEITCDLTNQMIDLVEDGYDLAVRLGHLRDSSMMAKRLASRMQYVCASPEYIEKYGAPYTLSELGQHNCLVGNSNHWHFVEKGKARSVRVSGNLVCGSGYALLEAAIRGMGLIQLPGYYVDEAIAAGKLMVLLKPYQEPKEGIWALYPHNRQLSPKIRLLVDMLAEKLAEPRE
- the yidC gene encoding membrane protein insertase YidC, whose amino-acid sequence is MDSQRNILLIGLLLVSFLLYQQWHTDKAPQAQSQTSVATQSVNHSADVPQSDADVPATVAAASKDLITVKTDQLDVKINPVGGDIVYAALLSHKLELGKDEPFVLLEQKPGFTYISQSGLIGTGGIDSVAGRAHFSAAKTDYTMSSDQKTLEVPLTYTAANGVTYTKIFTFHKGKFDINVDYRIHNTSSDALQVQMYGQIKQTIKPSESSMMMPTYRGGAFSTHDTRYEKYKFDEMVKKNLDEKTMGGWAAMLQHYFVSAWVPQANEQNTIFTSVTAGGMANIGFRSPVFTVAPGATDNISAQFYVGPKDQAALSAISPTLNLVVDYGFLWWLAVPIYKLLMFFHSLVGNWGLAIILITLTVRGLLFPLTKAQYTSMAKMRNLQPKIQELKDRYGDDRQKMGQAMMELYKKEKVNPMGGCLPIILQMPIFIALYWVLLESVELRHAPFMLWIHDLSVQDPLYILPILMGISMFLMQKMQPMAPTMDPMQQKMMQWMPVVFTVFFLWFPAGLVLYWLVGNIVAIIQQKIIYASLEKKGLK
- a CDS encoding dicarboxylate/amino acid:cation symporter: MFKKLFRSLPGQMIIAAILAVLLAQCLPSAWLQQGSDFMAFTALGKIIYIGLLKMLVGIVVLFALLQGITHIGSVVKLKSLGLSTLGIYALTSTLAICLGLGVTLMMPHWPPLQNLPDTDGITLIAQDAASGGSIAHKLLGMALVNPFSALANGNLLAVVVFAVMMGIALLVSLPAKHPVFSVIEGINSGLNRLISVIVRFAPIAIFSILLQYSSAGNSALFGELAQFALLVFVLTAIHGGITLPLLAKAFSGRKITPMMKAIIAPMTMAFATSSSSATLPLSLQTARDELGVSDTTSSMVLPLGSIMNMDGTALFEGVAAIFLAQLYGMDLGTTELIIIFLMAMISSIGAPGMPSGSMSGMQLVMLAVGIPLEAIAILLIIERPLDTFRTAVNVEGDLIAAVIVDKWQQGKF
- the mnmE gene encoding tRNA uridine-5-carboxymethylaminomethyl(34) synthesis GTPase MnmE; the encoded protein is MTTDTIVAQATAPGRGGVGIIRISGKQASAAAMAVLGHLPKPRYADYCDFQAADGTILDQGIALFFKGPNSFTGEDVLELQGHGGQIVLDMLIKRVLEVAGIRIARPGEFSEQAFMNDKLDLTQAEAIADLIDATSEQAAKSALQSLQGEFSKEVHELVEQVTNLRLYVEAAIDFPDEEVDFLSDGKIASALYRIIDKLTGVQASAKQGAIIREGMKVVIAGRPNAGKSSLLNALAGKESAIVTEIAGTTRDVLREHIHLDGMPLHIIDTAGLRDTADTVEQIGIERAWSEINSADQVLFMVDGTTTDAIDPREIWPDFIDRLPQGLGVTVVRNKADLTGESLETTNEHGYSVYRISAKTGLGVDALKQHLKSLMGYQSNLEGGFIARRRHLEALAQAAEHLQIGKEQLEVFQAGELLAEELRMTQQALAEITGTFTSDDLLGRIFSSFCIGK